The Eubacteriaceae bacterium Marseille-Q4139 genome has a window encoding:
- a CDS encoding Mrp/NBP35 family ATP-binding protein encodes MSEPENCGGSCSTCSLDCDSRKTGKNSFEEKLSEGSSVKKVIGIISGKGGVGKSLVTSMMACRMRARNHRTAILDADITGPSIPKSFGLHEPVGVTPDGKLMIPGVSATGIEIISANMVLENETDPVIWRGPVIAGAVKQFWGETLWQDIEYMFVDMPPGTGDVPLTVFQSLPVDGIIIVTSPQELVSMIVAKAVNMAKKMNVPILGLVENMSYLTCPDCGKKISVFGESHLEEVAKEYGIPVLAQIPIRPEIARAVDEGTVEYIDADFLDHAADVVESL; translated from the coding sequence ATGAGTGAGCCAGAAAATTGCGGCGGAAGCTGCAGCACCTGTTCTTTGGACTGCGACAGCAGGAAGACGGGCAAAAACAGCTTTGAGGAGAAACTGAGCGAGGGAAGCTCGGTAAAGAAGGTAATCGGAATTATCAGCGGAAAGGGCGGCGTCGGAAAGAGCCTTGTGACATCCATGATGGCGTGCCGGATGCGGGCGAGGAACCACAGGACGGCAATCCTGGATGCAGATATTACAGGGCCGTCGATTCCAAAGTCCTTTGGCCTTCATGAGCCGGTGGGCGTGACGCCGGACGGGAAACTGATGATCCCTGGCGTCAGCGCGACGGGAATTGAGATTATTTCCGCAAATATGGTGCTGGAAAACGAGACGGATCCCGTGATCTGGAGAGGCCCGGTCATTGCCGGCGCTGTCAAACAGTTCTGGGGCGAGACGCTGTGGCAGGATATTGAATACATGTTCGTGGACATGCCTCCGGGAACAGGTGACGTGCCGCTTACGGTGTTCCAGTCGCTTCCGGTGGACGGCATCATTATCGTGACGTCGCCGCAGGAGCTGGTGTCGATGATCGTAGCGAAGGCCGTGAACATGGCAAAGAAGATGAATGTCCCGATTCTGGGCCTTGTGGAGAACATGAGCTATCTCACCTGCCCGGACTGTGGGAAAAAGATTTCTGTTTTCGGTGAGAGCCACCTGGAAGAGGTTGCAAAGGAATACGGCATCCCGGTTCTGGCTCAGATCCCGATCCGGCCGGAAATCGCAAGGGCTGTGGACGAGGGAACCGTCGAGTATATCGACGCAGATTTCCTGGATCATGCGGCCGATGTGGTGGAAAGCCTGTAA
- a CDS encoding YegS/Rv2252/BmrU family lipid kinase, whose amino-acid sequence MKKMLFIVNPRSGKELMKGRLMEVLDIFCKAGYYPTVYLTQKPGDGREQAKKLGSHVNLVVCSGGDGTLNSVVSGLMEGKKMPRLGYIPAGSTNDFARSMKIPSDIKKAAELAVTGIPKTLDIGRFGSSQYFVYIAAFGAFTEVSYKTSQGTKNILGHQAYMLECVKHLSSLKSHKMKVEWDGNELEEEFIFGMVTNSVSVAGFKGLVTQDVVMDDGLFEVLLIRAPRTPVDFSNIISYMFLKEEENDYVFKFKTDKLKVTSEEPVDWVLDGEFGGSITETEIENVFRAVSLNAGKPKKEAAESRKKIVEKCN is encoded by the coding sequence ATGAAGAAGATGCTGTTTATTGTGAATCCGCGGTCAGGGAAGGAACTGATGAAGGGGCGTCTGATGGAGGTTCTCGATATTTTCTGCAAGGCCGGCTATTATCCGACGGTTTATCTGACGCAGAAGCCCGGGGACGGAAGGGAGCAGGCGAAAAAGCTCGGTTCCCATGTAAATCTCGTGGTGTGCAGCGGCGGCGACGGGACGTTAAACAGCGTAGTGTCGGGGCTCATGGAAGGGAAAAAAATGCCGAGGCTCGGCTATATTCCGGCCGGTTCCACCAACGATTTTGCAAGGAGCATGAAAATCCCCTCAGACATTAAAAAGGCAGCGGAGCTTGCCGTCACCGGCATTCCGAAGACGCTTGACATCGGCAGGTTCGGCAGCAGCCAGTATTTCGTCTACATTGCGGCCTTTGGGGCTTTTACGGAGGTCTCCTATAAAACATCCCAGGGAACGAAAAATATCCTGGGGCACCAGGCTTATATGTTAGAGTGCGTCAAGCACCTGTCGTCCTTAAAATCCCATAAAATGAAGGTGGAATGGGACGGGAACGAGCTGGAGGAGGAGTTTATTTTCGGCATGGTGACGAACTCGGTCAGCGTGGCCGGCTTTAAGGGGCTTGTGACTCAGGACGTAGTCATGGACGACGGGCTTTTTGAGGTGCTTTTGATCCGCGCGCCGCGAACGCCTGTGGATTTCTCGAATATTATCTCCTATATGTTCCTTAAGGAAGAGGAAAACGACTATGTCTTTAAGTTTAAGACGGATAAATTAAAGGTCACATCGGAGGAACCGGTGGACTGGGTCCTGGACGGGGAGTTCGGCGGCTCCATTACGGAGACGGAGATCGAAAACGTGTTCCGGGCAGTTTCCTTAAACGCCGGAAAACCAAAGAAAGAAGCCGCAGAATCCAGAAAGAAAATTGTTGAAAAATGTAATTAG
- a CDS encoding pyridoxamine 5'-phosphate oxidase family protein yields the protein MKLNENVTKLLNEQIWYLATCSDEPNAVPVAFKAVAEDGTLTVGDVFLETTLKNIEANGKIAVSACDPASMEGYQIKGTAVYTTEGPVVDTYKKLVSDMFKGAATAKGALIITPETVIVTTPGADNKKVLL from the coding sequence ATGAAACTAAATGAAAACGTGACAAAGCTCTTAAACGAACAGATCTGGTACCTGGCAACCTGCTCCGACGAGCCAAACGCCGTTCCCGTGGCCTTTAAGGCCGTGGCAGAAGACGGCACCCTCACCGTCGGCGACGTCTTCTTAGAGACCACGCTGAAAAACATCGAGGCCAACGGAAAAATTGCCGTCTCCGCCTGCGATCCCGCCTCCATGGAGGGCTACCAGATCAAAGGGACGGCCGTGTACACCACTGAAGGCCCCGTCGTCGACACCTACAAAAAGCTGGTATCCGACATGTTTAAAGGCGCCGCCACTGCCAAGGGCGCTCTTATTATCACCCCGGAAACGGTTATCGTGACGACACCCGGCGCTGACAACAAAAAGGTGTTGCTGTAA
- the rpoD gene encoding RNA polymerase sigma factor RpoD, producing the protein MEKEVFLEKLKKLVELGRSKQNALDVTEINDFFAGDNLGPEQMEEIYNYLEHSNIDVVPIIDDALLADDDSLLLDDLDGDFIDKGEEDIDLDAIDLLEGIGTEDPVRMYLKEIGTVPLLSADEELRLAKRKAEGDEAAKERLIEANLRLVVSIAKRYTGRGMSFLDLVQEGNLGLIKGVEKFDYTKGYKLSTYATWWIRQSVTRALADQARTIRVPVHMVETINKMSKMQRKLTLELGYEPSVTELADALEMSEDKVMEIMQIAREPASLETPIGEEDDSNLGDFVADSNALTPEGNVESVMLREHIDALLGDLKERERQVIVLRFGLEDGHPRTLEEVGKEFNVTRERIRQIEAKALRKLRNPVRSKRIRDFL; encoded by the coding sequence GTGGAGAAAGAAGTATTTTTAGAAAAACTCAAGAAACTTGTCGAGCTTGGAAGGTCAAAGCAGAATGCATTGGACGTGACGGAAATCAATGACTTTTTTGCCGGAGACAATCTGGGCCCGGAGCAGATGGAGGAGATTTATAATTATCTGGAGCACAGCAACATTGATGTGGTTCCGATAATCGACGACGCATTGCTTGCGGATGATGATTCCCTGCTCCTGGACGATCTGGACGGCGATTTTATCGACAAGGGTGAAGAGGACATCGACCTGGATGCCATTGATCTTCTTGAGGGCATCGGAACCGAGGATCCGGTCCGCATGTACTTAAAGGAGATCGGCACGGTTCCGCTTTTGTCTGCGGACGAGGAGCTGAGGCTTGCAAAGAGGAAGGCCGAAGGGGACGAGGCGGCAAAGGAGCGTCTGATCGAGGCAAACCTGCGTCTTGTAGTCAGCATTGCAAAACGCTACACGGGACGCGGCATGAGCTTCCTGGATCTTGTCCAGGAGGGAAATCTGGGCCTGATTAAGGGCGTAGAAAAGTTTGATTACACGAAGGGGTATAAGTTAAGTACATATGCTACCTGGTGGATCAGACAGTCGGTGACGAGGGCGCTGGCCGACCAGGCCAGGACGATCCGTGTGCCGGTGCATATGGTGGAAACCATCAACAAGATGTCAAAAATGCAGAGAAAGCTTACGCTGGAACTTGGCTATGAGCCGTCGGTGACAGAGCTTGCGGATGCCCTGGAAATGTCCGAGGACAAGGTGATGGAGATCATGCAGATTGCCAGAGAGCCCGCATCTTTGGAGACGCCCATCGGCGAGGAGGACGATTCCAACCTGGGAGATTTCGTTGCCGACAGCAACGCGCTGACTCCGGAGGGGAATGTGGAGTCCGTTATGCTGAGAGAGCATATCGACGCCCTGCTCGGAGATTTGAAGGAAAGGGAGCGCCAGGTGATTGTGCTCCGGTTCGGGCTTGAGGACGGCCATCCGAGGACGCTTGAGGAAGTTGGAAAGGAATTCAACGTCACCAGGGAGCGTATCCGCCAGATTGAGGCGAAAGCATTGAGGAAACTTAGAAATCCTGTCCGCAGCAAGCGGATCCGGGATTTCCTGTAA
- a CDS encoding PepSY domain-containing protein, with protein MKKMFRVLTAAFVMGAILVPTAFHAMGAEVSEARAKEIAMEHAGVSSDHIAFSRTELEYEKGRQVYDVEFYTTDYMEYDYEIEVSTGNILSYDYDAEYYQADKAREEGRYHNGTLKAQENPGQVKLEDAKKTALAHAGVSEDQAVFLKTETDYDDGRQVYEIEFFTEDFREYDYEIDTESGEIVSYDFEVKAVKETKAGGSPVSAEEAKKIAVAQAGLKVSDVTFVEFEQDYDDGRLTYEGEFLHGTDKYEFEIDASAGAVTDWEKESIYD; from the coding sequence ATGAAAAAGATGTTTCGAGTTCTGACTGCTGCGTTTGTAATGGGAGCAATCCTTGTCCCGACTGCATTTCATGCGATGGGAGCCGAAGTAAGTGAAGCCAGGGCGAAGGAGATAGCCATGGAACATGCCGGCGTGTCCTCAGATCACATTGCCTTTAGCCGGACGGAACTGGAGTATGAAAAAGGGCGCCAGGTCTATGACGTGGAGTTCTATACGACGGATTATATGGAATATGACTACGAAATTGAGGTGTCGACGGGAAACATCCTTTCTTATGATTACGACGCAGAGTATTACCAGGCAGATAAGGCCAGGGAAGAGGGACGCTACCACAACGGGACATTAAAAGCACAGGAAAATCCCGGACAGGTGAAGCTTGAGGATGCGAAAAAGACGGCTCTGGCACATGCCGGCGTTTCCGAGGATCAGGCCGTATTTTTAAAGACAGAGACGGATTACGACGATGGCCGCCAGGTTTATGAGATCGAGTTTTTCACGGAAGATTTCCGGGAGTATGATTATGAGATCGACACGGAGAGCGGGGAGATCGTAAGCTATGATTTTGAAGTGAAGGCCGTAAAGGAGACGAAGGCGGGAGGGAGCCCGGTAAGCGCCGAGGAGGCAAAGAAAATCGCTGTCGCCCAGGCAGGGCTTAAGGTTTCCGATGTGACCTTTGTGGAGTTCGAGCAGGATTATGACGACGGCCGCCTCACTTACGAGGGGGAATTCCTTCATGGAACAGACAAGTATGAGTTTGAGATCGACGCCTCTGCGGGCGCTGTGACAGATTGGGAAAAGGAGAGCATTTACGATTAA
- a CDS encoding flavin reductase, with protein sequence MNPFAFRKLSYGVYIISTLDGERPTGCTANSAMQITSEPASVAVSINHDNFTNSCIQKTGKFAVSILSEESDPKLIGTFGFQSGKDNDKFASVEYETKEGLPIVKDACAYMVCEVIDKMETETHTVFLGRVLDADLLKDGEAMTYAYYHNVIKGKSPKNAPTYIKEEAEEKPAAAKYVCGICGYVYDGETPFEELPDDYHCPVCGQPKSVFKKVE encoded by the coding sequence ATCAACCCGTTTGCATTCCGTAAGCTCTCCTATGGAGTTTACATCATATCCACTCTGGACGGAGAACGCCCCACCGGCTGTACGGCCAACAGCGCCATGCAGATTACTTCGGAGCCGGCTTCCGTGGCAGTCAGCATCAACCATGACAACTTCACAAATTCCTGTATCCAGAAAACAGGAAAATTTGCCGTCTCCATCCTCTCAGAGGAGTCGGATCCAAAGCTCATCGGAACCTTCGGCTTCCAGTCCGGAAAGGACAACGACAAGTTCGCATCTGTGGAATACGAGACAAAAGAAGGCCTTCCCATCGTAAAAGATGCCTGCGCCTACATGGTCTGCGAGGTCATTGACAAGATGGAAACCGAGACCCACACCGTATTCTTAGGGCGCGTGCTGGATGCCGACCTTTTAAAAGACGGCGAAGCCATGACATATGCCTACTACCACAACGTCATCAAGGGAAAGAGCCCGAAAAATGCCCCCACCTATATTAAGGAGGAGGCAGAAGAAAAACCGGCGGCTGCCAAATACGTCTGCGGTATCTGCGGCTATGTCTACGATGGCGAAACGCCGTTCGAGGAGCTGCCCGACGATTATCACTGTCCCGTCTGCGGCCAGCCGAAATCGGTATTTAAAAAGGTGGAATAA
- a CDS encoding HAD family phosphatase, protein MEKKNYGIIVLDLDGTLTNREKKITPRTKAALMEAQERGKIVVLASGRPTMGVMPLARELSLEKYGGYILSFNGGNIINCATGELVFSRQIPIEANRNIIWLAEDSRVDYLTYEGDHLVTNNRECPYVKLESSINHMELVEKEDMASYVDFQVPKFLLADDGDYLATVEPKVKAALGKNFSVYRSEPFFLEILPRGIDKAQSLARLLERLGMTKEEMIACGDGYNDLSMIRFAGLGVAMKNAVFPVRKAADFITASNNDDGVALVVEKFMVNL, encoded by the coding sequence ATGGAAAAGAAGAACTACGGGATCATCGTCCTGGATCTGGACGGGACGCTGACGAACAGGGAGAAGAAGATCACGCCGCGGACGAAGGCAGCGCTTATGGAAGCCCAGGAGCGCGGAAAGATTGTCGTTTTGGCTTCGGGGCGGCCGACGATGGGCGTCATGCCGCTTGCGAGGGAGCTTTCGCTTGAAAAATACGGCGGCTACATCCTTTCTTTTAACGGCGGAAATATCATAAACTGTGCCACCGGGGAGCTGGTGTTTTCCAGACAGATTCCCATCGAAGCAAACAGGAACATCATCTGGCTGGCTGAGGACAGCCGTGTGGATTATCTGACATATGAGGGAGATCACCTGGTGACAAACAACCGGGAATGCCCTTATGTGAAGCTGGAAAGTTCGATTAACCATATGGAACTGGTGGAAAAGGAGGACATGGCATCCTATGTGGATTTCCAGGTGCCGAAGTTTTTGCTGGCTGACGACGGGGACTACCTGGCGACCGTGGAGCCGAAGGTGAAGGCGGCACTGGGCAAAAATTTCAGCGTTTACCGGTCGGAGCCGTTTTTCCTGGAAATTCTTCCGCGGGGCATCGACAAGGCCCAGAGCCTTGCAAGGCTTCTCGAACGGCTTGGGATGACGAAAGAGGAGATGATCGCCTGCGGCGACGGCTATAATGACCTTTCCATGATCCGCTTTGCCGGCCTCGGCGTTGCCATGAAGAATGCGGTTTTTCCGGTCAGGAAGGCGGCAGATTTTATTACTGCCTCCAACAATGACGACGGCGTTGCGCTGGTGGTGGAAAAATTTATGGTGAATTTGTAA
- a CDS encoding helix-turn-helix transcriptional regulator, producing MYQRKIEKDIRCPLEYGLEIFGGKWASRIICVLAEKETLRYSELRREMGNITDAVLAASLKQLISDEIVARKSYDEIPPRVEYSLTERGKSVVPILQSICRWAGAFHKEDYENTMIQCRKCDYRN from the coding sequence ATGTACCAGAGAAAAATAGAAAAGGATATCCGCTGCCCGCTGGAATACGGGCTTGAGATTTTCGGCGGAAAGTGGGCGTCCCGCATTATCTGCGTGCTGGCGGAAAAGGAGACGCTGCGGTACAGCGAGCTTCGCAGAGAGATGGGGAATATTACGGACGCGGTGCTGGCTGCCTCTTTAAAGCAGCTCATTTCCGATGAGATTGTGGCGAGGAAATCCTACGACGAGATTCCGCCGCGGGTGGAATACAGCCTGACGGAGCGCGGGAAATCCGTCGTCCCCATTCTCCAGAGTATCTGCCGCTGGGCCGGTGCCTTCCATAAGGAGGATTATGAAAACACGATGATCCAGTGCAGAAAATGTGATTACAGGAATTAA
- a CDS encoding epoxyqueuosine reductase QueH, with product MNQRNYQKELDKIIEGLEKEGRVPSLLLHSCCAPCSSYVLEYLSRYFAITVFYYNPNIYPPEEYVEREAEQERLISEMEFVHPVRFLKGTYDPERFYETAKGLEAEPEGGRRCTECFKLRLREAAREAKEGGFDFFTTTLTISPLKDAKRLNAIGEEEGEAAGVRFLPSDFKKKNGYKRSTELSALHHLYRQDYCGCVFSREERRKQAAASP from the coding sequence ATGAACCAGAGGAATTACCAGAAGGAACTGGATAAAATCATAGAGGGGCTTGAAAAGGAAGGGCGGGTGCCGTCGCTCCTTCTCCATAGCTGCTGTGCGCCTTGCAGCAGCTATGTGCTGGAATATCTGTCCAGGTATTTTGCCATTACGGTTTTTTATTATAACCCGAACATTTACCCGCCCGAGGAGTACGTCGAGCGGGAGGCCGAGCAGGAGCGGCTGATTTCGGAGATGGAATTTGTCCATCCGGTGCGGTTTTTAAAGGGGACGTATGATCCCGAGCGGTTTTACGAGACGGCAAAGGGCCTGGAGGCAGAGCCGGAGGGGGGACGCCGCTGTACGGAGTGCTTTAAGCTGCGGCTTCGGGAGGCGGCCAGGGAGGCGAAAGAAGGCGGCTTTGACTTTTTTACGACGACGCTCACCATAAGCCCGTTAAAGGACGCGAAACGGCTCAACGCCATTGGCGAGGAAGAGGGGGAGGCGGCCGGAGTGCGCTTCCTTCCGTCGGATTTTAAGAAGAAAAACGGCTACAAGCGTTCCACGGAGCTTTCCGCCCTTCATCATTTATACCGGCAGGATTACTGCGGCTGCGTCTTTTCCAGAGAGGAAAGAAGAAAACAGGCGGCCGCGTCTCCTTGA
- a CDS encoding HPr family phosphocarrier protein — protein sequence MVSKKIQVVNPTGLHLRPAGLVCQTSMKFTSKVNLLYKDKEINAKSVLNVMAAGIKCGTEIEVCCEGPDEKEALEAVCKLIETELKD from the coding sequence ATGGTATCAAAAAAAATACAGGTTGTAAATCCGACGGGACTGCATTTAAGGCCGGCAGGGCTGGTCTGCCAGACGTCGATGAAATTTACGTCAAAAGTCAATCTTTTGTATAAGGACAAGGAAATCAACGCCAAAAGCGTCCTGAATGTCATGGCGGCCGGGATCAAATGCGGGACGGAGATTGAGGTCTGCTGCGAGGGGCCTGACGAAAAGGAGGCCCTTGAGGCTGTCTGCAAACTGATCGAGACGGAGCTTAAGGATTAA
- a CDS encoding DUF1836 domain-containing protein, with translation MKTNEEKLQMLLDRLDGLSHIKLGEIPKIDLYMDQVTTFMEDHLKDMKRYPEDKILTKTMINNYAKNNLLPSPVKKKYTQEHLLLLIFIYYFKNVLTFNDIEAVLSNVTENHFGETALPLSEIYDEVFSMAHDQKQRLKDDVTAKFEEAQKSFSGVEQPERDSLQLFAFICELAFDVFLKKQMIEALTDEIRKETPPKKKK, from the coding sequence ATGAAAACCAACGAAGAAAAGCTGCAAATGCTGTTAGACCGCCTTGACGGGCTCAGCCATATAAAGCTCGGCGAAATCCCCAAGATCGACTTATACATGGATCAGGTGACAACCTTTATGGAAGACCATTTAAAAGACATGAAGCGGTATCCGGAGGACAAAATCCTGACAAAGACCATGATTAACAATTATGCCAAAAACAATCTTCTCCCGTCGCCTGTGAAGAAGAAATACACCCAGGAGCACCTGCTGCTCCTGATCTTTATCTACTATTTTAAAAATGTTTTAACCTTCAACGACATCGAAGCCGTCCTCTCCAATGTGACTGAGAACCACTTCGGCGAAACTGCACTGCCGCTCTCTGAGATCTATGACGAGGTCTTTTCCATGGCCCACGATCAGAAGCAGCGGCTGAAAGACGATGTGACGGCGAAATTCGAGGAGGCGCAAAAAAGCTTTTCAGGCGTGGAGCAGCCGGAACGGGATTCCCTCCAGCTCTTTGCCTTTATCTGCGAGCTGGCCTTCGACGTCTTCCTGAAAAAGCAGATGATCGAGGCCCTGACCGACGAGATCCGAAAGGAAACCCCGCCGAAAAAGAAAAAATAA
- the mutY gene encoding A/G-specific adenine glycosylase has translation MDTSRKNLYGGIQTVFPKGRELQPEERLLAAKKPLLAWYGEHKRELPWRENRDAYRIWISEIMLQQTRVEAVKPYFFRFMEHFPDISSLAAASEEELFKCWEGLGYYSRARNLKRTAEIVKAEYGGVLPASREALLSLPGIGSYTAGAIASIAYGLPCPAVDGNVLRVLSRVTGSREDILKQSAKKKMEALAETLLADGDAGDINQALIETGAIVCVPNGEPLCPECPFYTVCAAREQGLTGEIPVKAPKKKRKIEEKTVLLLEYGDKIAIRKREDKGLLASLYEFPNLPGKLAQTEIEALFSFPVETESTCSARHIFSHTEWHMAGYVIRLPENLPDGWNQALPGGLIFAEYGELQGRYAVPSAFAAYKKLLEERQGG, from the coding sequence ATGGATACGTCTAGGAAAAACCTCTACGGAGGGATCCAGACGGTCTTCCCGAAAGGCCGGGAGCTTCAGCCGGAGGAACGGCTTCTGGCGGCGAAAAAGCCACTGCTTGCCTGGTACGGAGAGCACAAGAGGGAGCTTCCATGGAGAGAGAACCGGGACGCCTACCGGATCTGGATTTCGGAAATCATGCTCCAGCAGACGAGAGTCGAGGCCGTGAAACCGTATTTTTTCCGTTTCATGGAACATTTCCCGGACATTTCTTCTCTGGCGGCGGCCAGCGAGGAGGAGCTTTTTAAGTGCTGGGAGGGCCTTGGCTATTACAGCCGGGCCAGGAATTTAAAGCGGACGGCGGAAATTGTCAAGGCAGAGTACGGCGGCGTCCTTCCGGCTTCCAGGGAGGCGCTTTTATCCCTTCCCGGGATCGGGAGCTACACGGCAGGCGCCATCGCTTCCATCGCATACGGCCTTCCGTGTCCCGCCGTGGACGGCAATGTGCTCCGGGTTTTATCAAGGGTGACGGGAAGCCGGGAAGACATTTTAAAGCAGTCCGCGAAAAAGAAGATGGAGGCGCTGGCAGAGACGCTTCTTGCAGACGGAGACGCCGGTGACATCAACCAGGCGTTAATCGAGACGGGAGCCATCGTCTGCGTCCCCAACGGGGAGCCGCTCTGTCCGGAATGCCCGTTTTATACGGTCTGTGCGGCCAGGGAACAGGGGCTTACGGGGGAAATTCCCGTGAAAGCGCCGAAAAAGAAGAGGAAAATTGAGGAAAAAACCGTATTATTACTGGAATATGGGGATAAAATAGCCATAAGGAAGCGAGAGGATAAAGGACTTTTGGCTTCCCTCTATGAATTCCCGAATCTTCCGGGGAAGCTTGCTCAGACAGAGATAGAGGCGCTGTTTTCGTTTCCTGTGGAGACGGAGAGCACCTGTTCGGCGCGCCATATTTTCAGCCATACGGAATGGCACATGGCGGGATACGTGATCCGTCTTCCGGAAAACCTTCCGGACGGCTGGAACCAGGCGCTCCCGGGCGGCCTGATCTTTGCAGAGTACGGCGAGCTTCAGGGCAGGTATGCGGTTCCAAGTGCCTTTGCGGCTTATAAAAAACTTCTGGAGGAAAGACAGGGAGGATGA
- a CDS encoding MerR family transcriptional regulator has product MDKKNLFTIGELADYQNISKQTLIFYDKTGLFKPACVDPRNGYRYYSAGQLDDLDTILIMKKIGFSLEEIREYMESSNLETSIAVLKKQMSAIEGKLKELTLIKSRLKHRCDKMEEAAKPENREFSVERAETQYIFCRDVMPPYSLTEVSLATKQCYAQAFRENLPVFLQSGVIVPLDKIRAGRFTEASTAFLPIESSQETGAIKKLPAGTCVTIHHFGSYESIGLSYQKLLDYCAAHALTLCSDSYEFCLHDYITARDKNEYITKILFYIQENPPAP; this is encoded by the coding sequence ATGGACAAAAAGAACCTGTTCACCATCGGCGAGCTGGCAGATTATCAGAATATCTCCAAGCAGACTTTGATCTTTTACGATAAGACCGGCCTTTTTAAACCAGCCTGCGTGGATCCCAGAAACGGCTACCGCTATTACAGCGCCGGCCAGCTCGACGACCTGGATACGATTTTAATCATGAAAAAGATCGGGTTTTCCCTGGAAGAAATCCGGGAATACATGGAAAGCTCGAATCTTGAGACCAGCATCGCTGTCTTAAAAAAACAGATGTCTGCCATCGAAGGAAAACTGAAAGAGCTGACGCTCATAAAAAGCCGCCTGAAGCACCGCTGCGACAAGATGGAAGAAGCCGCAAAGCCGGAAAACCGGGAGTTTTCCGTGGAAAGGGCGGAAACTCAGTACATTTTCTGCCGGGACGTGATGCCGCCCTATTCCCTGACGGAAGTGAGCCTCGCAACGAAACAGTGCTACGCCCAGGCCTTCCGGGAAAACCTGCCGGTCTTTCTCCAGTCCGGCGTCATCGTGCCCCTGGACAAAATCAGGGCCGGGCGCTTCACCGAGGCCTCCACGGCCTTCCTTCCCATTGAAAGCTCCCAGGAAACCGGAGCCATCAAAAAACTGCCGGCCGGCACCTGCGTGACCATCCACCATTTCGGCTCCTATGAGTCCATCGGCCTTTCCTACCAAAAGCTTTTGGACTACTGCGCCGCCCATGCCCTGACTTTATGCTCCGATTCCTATGAGTTCTGCCTCCATGACTACATTACCGCCAGGGACAAAAACGAATACATCACGAAAATCCTGTTCTACATTCAGGAAAACCCGCCTGCACCTTAA
- a CDS encoding TrpR YerC/YecD — protein MNKKIKTEAVDHLFEAILTLQSPEECYAFFEDVCTVNELLSLSQRYEVAKMLREKKTYLDIAETTGASTATISRVNRSLNYGNDGYDMVFKRIEEKKSGE, from the coding sequence ATGAACAAGAAAATTAAGACAGAAGCTGTGGATCATCTTTTTGAGGCGATCCTGACGTTGCAGTCGCCGGAAGAGTGCTATGCGTTTTTTGAGGATGTCTGTACGGTGAATGAACTGCTGTCGCTGTCCCAGAGGTATGAGGTCGCAAAGATGCTTCGGGAAAAGAAAACGTATCTCGACATTGCCGAGACCACGGGCGCTTCCACTGCAACCATAAGCCGTGTGAACCGGTCGCTGAATTATGGGAATGACGGTTATGACATGGTGTTTAAGCGGATTGAGGAGAAGAAGAGCGGGGAATAA